The region ACCTAACAACATGTCCCTCGATCGACTTGTTTTCCTAGCCATCCCACAGGTCTCCATCAGCTCAGTCTAATCGGTAACTTCTTTCGTCATATCGACCGATGCCTTCACAACCTTGGATCGGGTACTAACTATAATGGGGATAGACCTTTCATCTCGTAATTCGTGTAGATTTAAACGATTTCTTCACTTCAAATGTgcctaagtcaacctaactctTGTAAAGTAAAAATTATCGGTAGAAATTCTCTTAAGGCATCGGAAATAGAACAGAAGCAACTCAAAGACAAAAGAAAGCTTGAAAGAACCAAATAGTCGCAAAAAAGCAAAGCataccaagtgtttgagtaaatgctcttaaTATATTCTTTAACTCAAAGAATATGGTATAAtggatgattacaaatgagggagagaccctctatttatagttgagctcccccaaatccAAAGGTACAACTAGCTTTACATTGACGGACGAGATCGAAACATATCTACAATTAAGGGATTTATATAATCTCCAAGATTATAAAATCAAATCTTATTAGATTACAAATCTTCTATGATTACTTTCCCTATTTACAATGATAGCCTTAAATTTCCCTTAGTGTTTAACTAGGCCACCAAAGCTTCAGGTAGATGGACTTTGTCACTTGTTCTTCGAATCGAGCCAATTCATGTGAGTCAAATGAGCCCCATTTAATAGATTGACCTCCATGGAATGTTCTTTGTGCAATGGTCACTGGCTTTGAACCGCGACCCGTGACACAAGTATATATATGAAACTTGAATTGTTGTTCATATGTATAAATGCAACTTTGATTTTGGTTCAACTATACACATTTGAAGAAATGAATATATACATCTATTGccatattggattaatataaatatttttgtatgcAATATACCAATGTAAAATGGtgctaatttaataatgttataaattatttgtgaaaattgaatcaaatcaaaatttaggtATAGCATTGCATATTGGatcaaaattaatgtataattttaatatttattcctaatAGTAAAGGCTTAATTTCTAGTTTGAGGGAAAATTGAAAAAGACTCTTATATTCTTAGCgatagacctgtccatgggccgagcGGCCCAGCCCGGCctgacggcccgcccgaaatatgggcttgggtaaaaatttaggcccgtttcaggcaaaatttttttggcccggcccgaaaatatattaaatatgtttttattttttatttttaaaatataatagtttttcatttactttcatttactttcatttccttgacACTGATAGAgacaaaatccctaaccctatcTATTGTGCTGTGCGGCTGTGCCTTCCTCCCCTTTTTTCCCATTTCCAAAATCGACAGAGTCTTCTAGTACCGATCCACCTCCACCATCAAGACCTCCACCGATCCACCTCCGGTCGGTTTGTTTATTCCCGAATCGCCAAGTAGAAGCAAGCATACAAGAACGAGGAGTTTGGTACAGGTACGGGTTTGCTCATCTTCTTCGGTTTCCTCGTTTTCATTCTCTTTATTAAAAACAACTGTTCTTTCAATGAATTTATGCATCAAAATAGCAATAACATAAATACCAAATGTAAAATAAAACGCATTAAAGCATCAAAAACCTTACCTGAAATGCAGACTAAAATCAAGAGTAGATAATGCTAAGTTCCCACTTTCTGCAGATTACCTACTCTTTTACCTCTCAAGATGATTCGCTTAATTTTAGTTACAAAACATACAGGCATGATGTGTTTTGTttacttaatttttgttttatgcaTGTATTTAGTGGTTGATACTATGAAAATATTAGAGGGTAGAGTCAGTAGTGATTCATGTCAATGGAGGATATTTAATACAATTCTTCCTTTTTCTTAGAAACAGTTTGAATTAAAAATGGAAATCTAATCTAACATTCTTACTTCATTTCTAATTGCAGTTTTCTTTCAACTTCTTTCTACTGAAGTTACACACACTTCATTTGGGGCATCCTTTTGCTGAATGTTAACCAATGTTGACTATTCTAGAACTATACCACATCGACATATAAGAATGTTAAATTAGATAAAGCAAGTTCTGTGAAATTAATTACAGATTGAATTCACGttagaggttagctttttggcctCTTGAATTGCGAATTGGGTTTAGTTTATTCCTTTAAATAGGGTAACATATGCAGATAACATGTGCCAATGCTCTGCATGTATTTTGTGTACAATATTCTGGTTGAAATTAAGAATGGTTACATTCCCATATCATGCCCCAACTTTTGGGTTTAATTCAATTATGAAGATTTTTCCATTATAAAGGTCttattttctgtttgtttctGTCTAAGTTTATAGAAGTGTATAATAAAAGTGttgttgaaatatatatatattcctttccATTTCTGTCTGTTAATCTATAATAAAAGTTTATATGAAATTTGTCAATTAGCTTTCTGTTAATCTATGATTCAATCAAATAATTAAGTGGTAAATGtttgtttatatgtttatatctGGAAATAAAGTTCTCAGAATTTTGAAATTGCATGGGACTCAAGTTTAATGAATTTATTATAATGTTTACTAAGATCACAAGCTTAGTTTATTCATTTAatctcatctttttttttttttgctttgttttattgCAGAAACAATCGACATTGAAATCGATTTGGCTTACCTTAGCTTCCTTTCCTGTAAGCtttcatttacattttctttttacaatttaatttaatttgattttcctttattttacttTGTACAACATTTTGCAGATTAGCAGATTTTCCCGTAAGCTAAACTTGCTTATCTACTAGTAGGAAAATAATGGGATTGAGAAATAAAGATGCTTCTATTTAAGATTTTGGATTGGATTTATGcagtttgaatttcattaatttattttttggtacATATGTAATTTAGCTTATAGAATAAGTATGACTATCTCAGTCAATTGTTTAAACGCAAAGGATGTTTCTAGTTTAggcttatattatatatttaataattttcctattgtttatatataaatttgaaatctaATAAATGTTTTTGTTCCATTCAATTCTTATTCATTTTTTGTTCcatacaattaatacaattaacaattaatacaattaataatttgataaatttactaatcaaatgttagattttattacaacaattaatacaattaacaattaataatttgataattttactaaaaattaattttaataacaattagttttaattttattaaaaaataattttaattttaatgcaaAACAGGTcgagccgggccgggctcgggccccaTTTTTTTCCCAGGCCAGGCCTGGGCAAaatctcaggcccatatttcgggccggaaCGGGCCCGGGCCTGGTAAACGGGCTGAAATTTTTTATGGGTTCTGCCCGGCCAATGGACACCTCTACTTAGCGATATATAGAATACAAGGCATTGACGAGGGTGTGGTGGGTTATGTTACATTTTGGGTGGGAAGTGCACGGCAGACAAGAGAGATCCTGAAAACGGGCCTTAAGTGCAGCCCAATATATGTTAAACAAGAAACTAAACCCCGCATAATATCAGAAGTCGTTACTTATGAGTGTCCGCACTAAGCATTATTCATTCTTTATCCCCCTTGCTTTCTATCCAGCTTAAACCCTATCCAGCAACCATAAGAATGTCGCCAGGTCCCGTGGTTGAAGCAGCCCTCCCTGACACTGAACTCCTTCCTAATCCTTCCGCTGAGGAACCCCAGAAGAAGCCTTTGGTTCCGCCTcattctttctcttctttaattCTTTCTCACTCCCTCTCTCTTTTTGAGAGTTAATATTGTATCATTTGCAGAGCGAGGAGGAGGAGGCTGTGGTTGAGGACGTCAAGGAAATTGAGATAGAAGATGacgaggaggaggaggaggaggaggaggatgaCGATGATAAGGAAGATAGTGCTCAGGGTTTCTCTCCTTctctcttattattatttatatttcctAATGATTTTAGTGATGCTTTATGAATTAAGAGAAGCTTtgcttaatcttttttttttggaatttttattactttttgatGTACTTGGTGTTATTTCAAATCTTTTTTATCTAATTGTCTCATCTAAAGTTAGTTGTGTGGATATTTCTATAGAGCAACTTTTATAGTTTGATTGAAATATATGTTGCAGGTGCTAATGCCAGTTCAAAGCAAAGCAGAAGCGAGAAGAAGAGCCGGAAGGCAATGTTAAAGCTGGGGATGAAGCCTGTTACTGATGTAAGCAGGGTCACCATCAAAAGAACCAAGAATGTATGGTTTCTGTCATTTTCTTTTAAACCAGTTGAGCTTACTTGATGAACGGATTAATGAATGGTACTATGACCCAGTTTATCTTGGATTCAGATATTGTTTTTCATCTCCAAACCTGATGTCTTCAAGAGCCCGAATTCTGAGACGTATGTCATCTTCGGCGAGGCTAAGATAGAGGATTTGAGTTCTCAGCTACAGACCCAAGCTGCTCAGCAGTTCAGGATGCCGGGCTTGGCCTCTGTGATGGCAAAATCAGACACCTCTGCAGCAGCAGCTGGAACAGCAGCGGATGAGGAAGAGGAAGAAATCGACGAGACTGGAGTAGAGCAAAGGGACATTGACTTGGTCATGACACAGGCTGGGGTGTCGAGGAGCAAGGCTGTCAAGGCTCTCAAGACTCACAAGGGGGACATTGTTAGTGCTATTATGGAACTTACCACTTAAGTTGTTTTTCCTGTCTTGCAGTGCATTCTCTCAGGCTGTCGATGAGGTTGCTGAAGTTCGGAATTAGTATCAACATTCTAGTAGTTGCAGTAGTTGCAGCAGTTGAGCTAGGTCATCTTTAATATCTTTTTCTGATTTTAAATTTTCTCCCTGTTCATTATCAGCTTCCATGTGACTGATTGCTTCTTTACCCTTGGTGTAACAAAATTTTGCAATTTGATTCAACTTATTTTTGGCCCTTCAGAATATGCAACAACAGaatttttatatgatttgatGATGAGAAACGAATTAATGTTTAGCTTCTTAATTTTGGGTAATAAGCTAATAACTTTTATTAGTTATGATTTTTGATATTTTACTTGaatgaaaagtagagggactaaaataatcaaattatactaATGAAAACGGATAGTACAAGGCCATCTGTATAATTtgaccaaacaaaaaaaaaaaaggccatTGCACACCGCTGTTAGCTTGGATAATGAAAGGTCTTCTATCATGAATCTGAGGATCATCTCTCATGCCAATCCAAGGGATCTTAATAGCCAATAGTGGCTGACCTCcaaaatagtaaattattttaAACTATAGAAACAACCCATCATTCTTTCATGTTTTCTACCTCAAGCTAGATTATTATAATTCAAAAAGAAACGAAAAAACCTAGTGTGTTGAAACAAATATGTCCATTTTCATATAGTTTAAATTTCATGCACCACTAAGATTTATGCAGTTTGATTTTGACAGGGTAATGTCATAACATCAGCTTCGGTTCCCGCTACACTATGCATGCACAGCAGCTGATATCTAAATGCCTAGCGGAAACCTATGTAGTTTCTGATTTTCAGTAGACCAATACCCAATATTTAGCAGCCACAAAACTATAATTGAAAGATAACCAACAAGGATTAAAAACCTTTAAAGAGTCAAACAAGAATAGAAAGATGTATAACAAGTTTATCCGAAGTAAGTTTTTAACAGCTCTTTTACAAGGTTGGAGAGCAGTATGTTCTGAGCAACTCAGAGTTGGAGTTCCACACACTTACAGATATGTTTATGAGAACAAAGTATTATTCACCACAGGATAACAACTTCGATCGAGTTTTGATTCAACTGTTTTGTCCTGAAAACTCCTCCTTCAATACATGTTCCCAGTCTGAAGAACAATTGTCATACCTACCTGAAGAGGAATGGTTTCCAGGAGACTGTATCATGAAGTCATGCTGGACAACTAGCTCTTCTCCTGCTTGGTTGGTCACATGATGCTGTGAAACAGGTTCTAGGTTAACACCCGATGTTACATCCTCTGATATGTCTTTATCAATGGGTATTTGCTTTGTCATTCCTGCAAATGGAAGATCAACAACCTCTGGAAGTAGTTTCCTTTCCACCTCATTTGGATCCAAATTGTCAAAGTCGCGATTTTTCAGAATTTGAAACCTAGCCATTACAGAGGCTTCACCATCTTCTGTCTGGCAGGCTATTCCTTGTACAATGGAGTCTTGAGATGACAGGCCTAGAGTAGAGTTGTCCTTTACTTCAGTTGCCAATAGGTCAACACCATCCAAATCCGGACAAAGCTTGGAGCTCGAAAGTTCATCAAGCTCTCTAGTATGAACAGAACTAGAATTGTTAAGCCGCTGTTTTAGTTCTTGAAATCTGGCTGTCACATCATCAGCATGGTAGCAAGAGCTTTTGATGGAAGAATTCTGGTTAGAAACAGCAGTAGGTGATTCACTCTCAGCTGATTGTGTTAATTTCTTATTGGTGTTTACTTGAGCAGAAAACTTAGAACTAGATTTTTTATCCTCATCTGATGCATCTTCTGACAAATGTAGAGCAAAACAAGTATAAACCTTATATCAGATAGACAAACTGAAAGAGTCAagatttttagcaaaaaaaactCCAAAGCTTATATATTATGATGTGATCCATCAAGTGTGAAGAAAAGTTTTAACCTTTTCCTTTGTCCAATTTGGATTCTTCTATTTCAATCTTAATCTTATTGAAACGAGCCATGTAATTGGTGGAACATAAAGCAGCTTCTGCCTCGAGCCATAAATTCTTATACAAAAGAACTTGTGGGTGTGTCTCATCCTTCTCATGAAAATTCTCAACCAGAATCTTCTTCATAGCCTGCAGGTTCAACCAAGGGAGATAGaaaacaatcataatttcaattttaatctctTTTTCCTCCCTATCATAGAAATGAAGAAATGACAATATCAATCGCGGTACAAATGAAGAATTAAATAAGCAAATACCTGGGTCATTTTATCATTTCTTGCCTTTATGTCTGTACCACTCTCGAAAGGAATGAAATCAGAACATTTCTCATCTTTCTTACCAGAATGCTTCGTTTTCTCTTGTACATGCTGACTCCAGAAATCAATAGCTGCCACCTGGGGCCTTCCCATGCTTGTCCCCTGAGAAGAAAGTTTATAGCTCAGTGATAAACCAAAAATGCATTTCTATAAAAGGCTTCAGAAGGAAGAGGCATTATAGTGGAGAGAAGCACAatttaacatttcaaatttccTCCATTTAGTTACATATCAATCAGACAggctaataaaataaaaaacagcaTAAGGTACCTCATGTAGATCGCTTAAAAATGATTCTTGTCCAACATTTTTTGACATGCATGTATTAagattttttattactttttcaaGTGACTTGCGATCTTGTTCCTTCAACTCAGATGACTCGTTGGAGCAGTGATGCAGAAGCAATTTTGACAGGTTATGCATTGTATCTAATAGAACACCTATGCTGTTAGTTGAAACTGGTTCTTTCCCCAAGAATTTAGAATGCTGAGTAGAAACATCTTCTACAGAGGATGGCAAGCATGAAAGACTTTTTACTTCATGGCACGACATATGAGATGAACCACAGCCTGAGACATCATTTATCTTCATCACAAGATCAGAAAAATCAGTCTCAAAGGTGAGCAAATTTTTAGAAGCCAATCTACCTTCTGTAACATTTTGTTCAATGGTGCAAGATGACTTCTCAACCTCATCCGTTGATTTGTTGAATAAGACATTACTGTTCTTTTGTTCACTTGCATCATCAGAAAAATTTATCTTACGTGCAGAACTTGTTACTCTGTTATAGGGTCCTGCTTTCCCAACGACGTCAGGTAGATGATCTCTAGATGACATGATAGAGACAGAAGGCAATTTCAAGAAAGAGACTGAACTATCTTCCACACTCCCATTCTCAACATTCATACTGCTTTCACCTGGTTTTTCAGAAGGAAGCCTGACCATGTTAGCAGTATTCATAGGCATAAATTTAAGTTCTTGACCATCACCACATGCTTCAAGTTTCTTTTCAAGCTGCACAGAAACAGCCTCTGAAGATCCAAATGGGGAATTATGAGAAGATGGAGCTCCTCTCCAGCAAGGTGAGTCAACAGGAGGGTTGTAATGATCCAAGTTCTCTAAAGCATTCTCCATAGCAATGACTCCATTACAATCAAGTGCCGAACAAAAATTATCTGGACCATTATGTGTAAAAGTAACTCCAGGTTTTGCTCTGAAGGAATTATCAGAGGCATCCTTAGATGTCATATTTGAAGTCGAAAGCTTGTCAGTCCTTGTTGCTGATGAATCCCCATACAGATAACAATTTCCATCAACGTGATAGTTGAGTAGACTTGGGTCGAACTCATTTTTGCTACCAAAGTTTAACAAATAATGAGGTTCCTTCACATTAGAGGGACTGTTGCCACTCATATCATGCTGTCTCACAGGTTTTTCATATGGAATGTTGAATGGCACTAAATTGTTCTTGCAACTTACTAGATTTAAGGAAGGTACCTGCAAATCTGCTTCAGGAAGTGCTGAACTGGACCCGATAACTGATGTATTCGAGTAGCCAACAGGCATGAAAGAAAGATTTTGCCCTGGGACAGGGTTATAATCTAGTTTATCTATACTAGGCGGGGCAACTTGCTTTTCCGTACCTAGAGAATAGAAATTTTGTGAAGCTTGTTCACATGTATTCAGGCACTTAGAGGGATGAGCTCCTGCATGAGAGaccaaaagaaagggaaaatgggttacgtAGCATTACACCTCACCTTTTGATATAATCATCCTCTAG is a window of Gossypium hirsutum isolate 1008001.06 chromosome D08, Gossypium_hirsutum_v2.1, whole genome shotgun sequence DNA encoding:
- the LOC107909343 gene encoding nascent polypeptide-associated complex subunit alpha-like protein 2 produces the protein MSPGPVVEAALPDTELLPNPSAEEPQKKPLSEEEEAVVEDVKEIEIEDDEEEEEEEEDDDDKEDSAQGANASSKQSRSEKKSRKAMLKLGMKPVTDVSRVTIKRTKNILFFISKPDVFKSPNSETYVIFGEAKIEDLSSQLQTQAAQQFRMPGLASVMAKSDTSAAAAGTAADEEEEEIDETGVEQRDIDLVMTQAGVSRSKAVKALKTHKGDIVSAIMELTT
- the LOC107909329 gene encoding uncharacterized protein isoform X1, which gives rise to MMGFGSYGGSAFGGGSSNLSALAPPFTVDRSIPKPSSATPLVDLGEPLNWLDTNPYTFNSPQPAQRLDPIPTSSFDQKSDLFEPKTYFPSYVSPPFHVPTFDEQSLPGLDNTAQWGVGSWGWEKGNPSQLGGSFYSKESNGSPSSIFKDHINLGAHPSKCLNTCEQASQNFYSLGTEKQVAPPSIDKLDYNPVPGQNLSFMPVGYSNTSVIGSSSALPEADLQVPSLNLVSCKNNLVPFNIPYEKPVRQHDMSGNSPSNVKEPHYLLNFGSKNEFDPSLLNYHVDGNCYLYGDSSATRTDKLSTSNMTSKDASDNSFRAKPGVTFTHNGPDNFCSALDCNGVIAMENALENLDHYNPPVDSPCWRGAPSSHNSPFGSSEAVSVQLEKKLEACGDGQELKFMPMNTANMVRLPSEKPGESSMNVENGSVEDSSVSFLKLPSVSIMSSRDHLPDVVGKAGPYNRVTSSARKINFSDDASEQKNSNVLFNKSTDEVEKSSCTIEQNVTEGRLASKNLLTFETDFSDLVMKINDVSGCGSSHMSCHEVKSLSCLPSSVEDVSTQHSKFLGKEPVSTNSIGVLLDTMHNLSKLLLHHCSNESSELKEQDRKSLEKVIKNLNTCMSKNVGQESFLSDLHEGTSMGRPQVAAIDFWSQHVQEKTKHSGKKDEKCSDFIPFESGTDIKARNDKMTQAMKKILVENFHEKDETHPQVLLYKNLWLEAEAALCSTNYMARFNKIKIEIEESKLDKGKEDASDEDKKSSSKFSAQVNTNKKLTQSAESESPTAVSNQNSSIKSSCYHADDVTARFQELKQRLNNSSSVHTRELDELSSSKLCPDLDGVDLLATEVKDNSTLGLSSQDSIVQGIACQTEDGEASVMARFQILKNRDFDNLDPNEVERKLLPEVVDLPFAGMTKQIPIDKDISEDVTSGVNLEPVSQHHVTNQAGEELVVQHDFMIQSPGNHSSSGRYDNCSSDWEHVLKEEFSGQNS
- the LOC107909329 gene encoding uncharacterized protein isoform X2 — encoded protein: MMGFGSYGGSAFGGGSSNLSALAPPFTVDRSIPKPSSATPLVDLGEPLNWLDTNPYTFNSPQPAQRLDPIPTSSFDQKSDLFEPKTYFPSYVSPPFHVPTFDEQSLPGLDNTAQWGVGSWGWEKGNPSQLGGSFYSKESNGSPSSIFKDHINLGAHPSKCLNTCEQASQNFYSLGTEKQVAPPSIDKLDYNPVPGQNLSFMPVGYSNTSVIGSSSALPEADLQVPSLNLVSCKNNLVPFNIPYEKPVRQHDMSGNSPSNVKEPHYLLNFGSKNEFDPSLLNYHVDGNCYLYGDSSATRTDKLSTSNMTSKDASDNSFRAKPGVTFTHNGPDNFCSALDCNGVIAMENALENLDHYNPPVDSPCWRGAPSSHNSPFGSSEAVSVQLEKKLEACGDGQELKFMPMNTANMVRLPSEKPGESSMNVENGSVEDSSVSFLKLPSVSIMSSRDHLPDVVGKAGPYNRVTSSARKINFSDDASEQKNSNVLFNKSTDEVEKSSCTIEQNVTEGCGSSHMSCHEVKSLSCLPSSVEDVSTQHSKFLGKEPVSTNSIGVLLDTMHNLSKLLLHHCSNESSELKEQDRKSLEKVIKNLNTCMSKNVGQESFLSDLHEGTSMGRPQVAAIDFWSQHVQEKTKHSGKKDEKCSDFIPFESGTDIKARNDKMTQAMKKILVENFHEKDETHPQVLLYKNLWLEAEAALCSTNYMARFNKIKIEIEESKLDKGKEDASDEDKKSSSKFSAQVNTNKKLTQSAESESPTAVSNQNSSIKSSCYHADDVTARFQELKQRLNNSSSVHTRELDELSSSKLCPDLDGVDLLATEVKDNSTLGLSSQDSIVQGIACQTEDGEASVMARFQILKNRDFDNLDPNEVERKLLPEVVDLPFAGMTKQIPIDKDISEDVTSGVNLEPVSQHHVTNQAGEELVVQHDFMIQSPGNHSSSGRYDNCSSDWEHVLKEEFSGQNS